The DNA region TCACTTCCCGATGTTCACCAAAAATAATGACAGGTACGCACTGAAAATAAACTTCCAAAGGGATAATAGATTTCATTAGATTGAAACTTTAAATACACTGCCAATTGATTTATTATGGAGTGGAAATAGATTACTCTACTCAGGGCTGGATTAATGCTGAGGTTTACCAGGGCTGCAGCCCCTGTGCCCAGGCCCATTGGGGGCCCTAGAGGAAGCAATAAAACAACAACCGCCAACTACAGGAGGACTCAGGAGCCCACTCTCAATGAGTGTAGACAGCCTGCTTCTGCCTGCTAATCTTCAgatgggggaaggagaggaggtagggggcccacgtgggtaactgattaatatatatatatatttttaataaactgcataataaatacatgtgactggTCAATTGTGTGAGTCAGGGGCTGGGCCCAAGCCCATAGGGAGCCCAAGAggcaaaaaaaacaaataaaatatatattttttattattataatttttaatccaaccacaggagcccgctctcaatgttcaaaatacaccagagagcataaATTAGCCAAGAGGATCAATAGTTTAAAAAAAACGGTGGATTAAGTTTCATCACAAGCACATACAGGTAccttatatatacaaaagtatgtggacaccccttcaaattagtggattcggctatttcagccacacccgttgcttacATACAATCgagaacacagccatgcaatctcaataaacaaacattggcagtagaatagctttactgaagagctcagtgactttcaatgtggcactgtcttaggatgccacctttccaacaagtcagtccgtaaaatttctgccctgctagagctgccccagtcaactgtaagtgctgttattgtgaagtggaaatgtctaggcgcaacatcggctcagccgcgaagtggtaggccacacaagctcacagatacgggactgccgagtgctaaAGCGCGTggcacgtaaaaattgtctgtcctcggttgcaacactcactactgagttccaaactgcttcaggaagcaacatcagcacaataactgttggtcgggagcttcatgaaatgggtttccatggccgagcagcaacacacaagcctaagatcaccatgcgcaatgccaagcgtcggctagagtggtgtaaagctcgccgacattggactctggagcagtggaaactagttctctgtagtgatgaatcacacttcaccatggcagtccaacggacaaatctggttttggcggatgccaggagaacgctaccagcctgaatgaatagtgccaactgtaaagtttggtggaggaggaataatggtctggggctgtttttcatggttcgggctaggccccttagttccagtgaagggaaatcttaacgctacaggatacaatgacattctagacgattctgtgcttccaactttgtggcaacagtttgtggaaggccctttcctgtttcagcatgacaatgcccccatgcacaaagcgaggtccatacagaaatggtttgtcgagatcagtgtggaagaacttgcctggcctgcacagagccctgacctcaaccccattgaacccCTTTGTGATGAAtttgaacgccgactgcgagccaggcctaatcgcccaacatcagtgcctgacctcactaatgttcttgtgactgaatggaagcaagttccaacatctagtggaaagccttcccagaagagtggaggctgttatagcagcaaaggggggaccaactccatattaatgcccatgttattggaatgagatgtttgacgagcaggtgtccacatacttttggtcatgtagtgtatctgccaaaataaaggaaacaccaacataacgtgtcttaaaagggtgttgggccaccacgagctgccagTACAGCTTCAATGcgtcttggcatagattctacaagtggaccaaaaccatgccaggaaaatgcacccaACACCAAcacatatactttgtatccctcatttagtcAAGCCCCGGGGCCTATGATTTCTTCATCCGGCCCTGACTCCACTGTTTCAGCAATTGCAAAAGCATGCAGCAGTTGTATGATAAAAGCGGTGATAATCCACTGGGCACAtatgtcagttcaacatctacttttggtttacatttggttgattggtcaactaacgtgaattcaatatAAAATCAACCAAAAacgtcaccatgtcattggatttaggttaaaagttgggtgaaaaaaaaagGAAATGCCCTTcctttgatgactttttgcacatCCAATGAGTTctccacgttgattcaatgtaATCACATTTATTGTTTAGGTTTAAATGAGTTGGAAACAACGCTGATTCAACCAGTTGTTGCCCAATGTTAGGCTACAGTTCAGTGAGGATAGGCTACTAGACCTCTCTGGGATGCAACTAGTCAGAGACCTCATCAACTTTGGTGATGCTCTTGCTTCCTAACTTGAGGCTTGAAGCAGAGTGGCCCAACAACATGATAGCTGGTAGCCTGTAGTTGTGTCTTTGAAAGGCAGATATTGACCAGACATGTTTGATTTTGTGGTGAAAAAGACAGCAAAATAGATTGCAGGCCTCTTATTTCTTATTCTGAAAATAAAAGGCACTCAGAAGTACACTCTCTGTAAATGTGTCCCTAATTGAGTGCGAGTGCCACTCCAGGGTTCTCTTGTGAATCTCTTTTATGAGCCACCCTCTCACCCTTGACCTGGACTTTAGAGGTCTGAGTGTCACTGTTAGGTCATGGATGAAATGTGCCATGAGTTGGCTATTAATAATAAATCACAACAAATCTAAGCATTTTTGTTCATTTAGCAATTAGGCTGTAGGCCTACTGACAAAAAAAAAGGAGACTATAGGCCTATGCAGGTGCTCCCATCCCCAGAGGTCAGGGTACTTTATAGCAGAGTCAACTCTTGCTTAAGTGCAGTGAATCTACCGAGGTGAAGTTATTcaaaagggagagggagacagatgagGTCGTCGGTGCCGTTTAATGCGCGCTACTGGAGAGTCGGTGAATGGGGGCGGATAGAGGGGCCACAGTTCCGCTCTTCCTTTGGAAACATCGCTTTGCAGCCGTTGTCATGGAAATCGCAGGACACGTAGATGGATTCTACAAAGAAGGGGGCTTCAAAGGAACAAAAGCCAGTATGATAAAGCGTACTACTCCTAAAGGCGTCAGAAACATTAAAAGGGAATGTTCCTTGTGCATCCGTTAAATGAAGACCGCGCTTCTCTTGGCACACCGACAACCGAATCTCCACAAAGTGCTTTTGCAATATGGTTGCTTTCAGTGAAGAACATAATTTTAAACCGAATCAGAAACGCATGCAACACATGTGAGTAGTTTTGGGGCATGGCATACGCAGGCCTGAGTACGCACCTGAGTGGAACAACATCCGTTGTGCTTGGGAGTAGGCTACCAAGATGGCAAACAAGGGGAATAAACTTCAGAGCCTGTCAAAAGTGTATGTTCTGCTCAGCATAATGACACTCAAGACCAATGCCATCGAGACGGGTAAGGAGATGGAAGCTCAATTTTAAGATGTATTCCGTCGCCATTTCAGCCACTTGCCACTTGTTGCCATTACCGTGACGCACTGCCTTGTGCACGTAATTTAGCCTATTTGTTGCTCCTGGCTCTCTCATTGCGCCACTGGGCTTTTGTCACCGAAAACAGTGTGTCTTTTTGCGTCACTGTAATTaatcatatatattatattcttGACCAAATACCTGTTGATTTGAACTCTGCTTTCTTAAACAAATTGTCATTGAAACAGGCGCATACCCATGGATAAGAAAATCATGCATATAGGGTATGCCCATGGCGCCAGGTGTTAGGGCCGCAGCTGAACGGTCATTTGTGACTATTCTTAATTTGTGAAATAATAGTTTACACATGGGGTTGAATGATCTTTAATTACACTTTAATTCATGGAATATTTCTGGCTTTTTGACAACCACCTTAAAATATTTTGTTCACTTTTTGTTCACTTTATGTTGTATTCCACAGAAATAGTCTACAGACTTTTGACATTTTTCTATGCTTTTATCATTATCAACACCGGATAATTGggaaataaacattattttattattgATTTATTGAGTGaacagaaaaaaaacatattttgaacTGGATATCTCATGTGGCTTTTACTATTTCTAGGCATTATCAAAATAATTTTCTTGAGCCATGCAATTTCAGCTCATTCTCTACAGATgtgattaatttttttgaataacAGAACATTACCAGTTATAACGATAGTTATATTTAATTCCGTGTTTATACCTTTCACAAATGCAGAATAATGCAGAATTTGAATTTCTGTCATTTATgcagttacttttagattatgAGGCTTGCATTTAATTGAATATTGTCCCTAACCCTTCACCAAATTATTTAAGATAAATTATATATAATCCTTTAGGTCCAGCTTCATTCAAGGCTCAAATAAATACATGTTAGCTTTCTGTCATTGACATTAGGATAATACATGGATGTACCGTTGGGGCAGCAGCCCTTTTCAGAGGTATTTCTCACTACTGTGTGTGAGCGTGGGAGCGTGTCATCAGGAGTTGCCCATGCCTTCTTAGTTGTCTTTTCCCTACTGGACTACAGTAGTACCAGAGCTGTTTATTTTTAAACTGTAAAACCCTTTATTGGGGACTAACTGTTCTGCTGTTGTCCATGTTTTGGACAGTGCTTCTCTTGCGGGCATCGTGTTTACCTGGGGGGTATTGTGGGACGGGTTGTTTCCCACCAATAGTGGCTCCTCAGTGTCCTTCCTTGGAACGATCCAGTGGTCGCCTGTGGATACAGAGCTAATAAAACCAGGAAGGGGTTGTAAATATTCCCATTATCTGGCTCACTGCCCAGAGTGGGTGTCTGGAGCAGCAGTTCAGGTCCAGTTCTGGCTATTTGCTCCTCCTAATCACCTGCAACAATCAGCTGTAGACTAACTCAGTTGTGTTTTAGTTTATCTTCGTTTTTATTATTAATCTCATCATTCGGTAAAGGTCAGTGACTCAGTGGGACTGTGGAGAAACAGAGAAAGTAGATTGTTTGTTTACACATCACATCCTCACAGACAAGTAGTTTGTTCCTTCATGGTACTTCTacatagagcatggcgtttgcaacaccagggttgtgggttcaattcccatggggggccagtatgaaaaataaaaaaattatgtatgcactctaactgtaagtcgctttggataagagcgtctgctaaatgactaaaaatgtaaatgtaaaatgtacatctGTTTGTTTTCCTCCAGTCAACGTGGTGGACTTCTGTGGCCAGAACATCCGGGGCAACGGGATGATCGTCAACTCACACCAGGAGTCCAAGAAGTACTACTTTGTCACCATGGGAACAGACTGCCACTTCACTATGCAGGCTGCCTCCCCCAAGGACAAGGTGCCCACCACTAACCGCACTTAGCCCCCACCTCCATTTTGGTGCTCCCTACAGATGTATGCCCAATATCCCAAATCCACTCCTAGGCCTAGATCTTAGAGGACTGGATAAGTATATGCAATATGGTAATATTTCCTTCTTGACTTCCCACACCTATCCAGTCCTTTCAGATCcaagggttaggggctaggggtcacTGAGTGATAATCCCAATACTTTACACATTATCTTCCTTGCAATGTCCATCACCTAAACATGCCCCCCTTCCTCTTCTCCCTGTGAAGGTACAGTTCCACTTCCGCTTCTTCCTCGTCTACAGCCTGCTTCGTTTAGCACCCCAAAGTCCCGCCCCCCTCTTCCCTGAGTCCCCCCGGGGCCTCCGATTGGAGCCTTCGACTCCAGTGGTGGAGCCAGGGGACCCATGTCATGCGGGGTCATACATTCAGTTCTATGACGGGCGGGACAAGAACTCACCTCCTATTGGGCCACCGCTATGTGGGAAGAGCCCACCCCGCCCGGTGCTGTCCACAGGGAATCACCTGACCCTGCGTCTGGCAACCCGCGGTACCCAGCCCAGAGTGGACTTTGTGGGGGACTTTACCTCCTTCAGACTGGGTGAGACATGACACGTGGATGTTTGCCACATATTAATTAGTTGTAGTTTTATAATCGTCTGACGTCAGTGTTGAAATCTAACTCATCATTACAATCGTAGCCAACTCATTAGCTGTAGTTTGTGCAGTTTGTAACCAATCAAATGTACCACCTTGCTCCATCCGTTTTcaggttttaaccaatcagcatgcAGCGGCGAGCCTTATTTCCTGTGTCAGAATGGGAAGTGTATCCCGATGAGTCTGGTGTGTGACGACAAGGGCATCGATAACTGTGGGGACGGGAGCGACCTGGAGGATCACCTGCCCTCAGGGTGCAAAGGTCACTTAGGTAAGACACCTGTGCAGCTACCTCTTCAACAAGCCATTAAAGGTGTTCTATGTGGCACTTTTCAGACTCATTCTCACTATTGTTACACTATTCCACAGTTTATACACTATATTTTGGTTTATTGGTTAGGAcagaagaagagaggaaagatagaggagaGTGTGCTGAAATGGCAGTAGCCGGGTTCGAACCCATGCTGTATATGTGCACCAGAGGCAGCAGCTTAGATTGCTAGACCACCCTAGACCATCCAATTGTATTATTCTACTGCTCTTATATCCTGTACAACTCTTTTCCATATTATTACTGTAAATtggaatgtgttctcagtcaccTTACCTACTAATGGAAAGGTAAATAGCACCTGTGTCCTCTCCTCAGCAGGTCAGCTGGCTCCAGCCCAAGCCCCTCCCCCAGCAGTGACCCCAACCCCTCCTGTCTTAAACCCGCCCACTTTTCCCATGTCCACCTATAGGAACTGTGGCACTCTGGACGGCGTACCCAATCACGACTCAGTGACAGGTGAGTGACAACTGGTACAGGTGATGCAGGTTATTGTTTTCTTCTTGACCAACTAGGGGGTTGTTTTTATACAAGGATCAGTTCCCAACACCCTAAGCAGCATTGGAAGAAAGCGAATGTTTCTGGTTTCCAgggatacagtattttcaacctaaCTTCCGTTTCCCCTGAAAACGGAGGTGGGGACTCCGTTCAGGTGTCTTTTTCGCCTGCTACATAAGGTTAGTTCCCAATGACTTACCTGGTTAAGTAAAGGTTAATAGAATAAATATTTCAACCAAAACTCAGTGTTTTACTTGTACTATATCTCACAGTGGCTTTTTGTAAAATATCCCTTATTTCTAAACTGCTGGGTAAGATACTTTTTGGGAGCATAAATCAGTGTAGGGGTATTGTACAGTATGTGTCTGTAAACTCTATTTGGGCACAAAGTAACAGGAACCTAATTCAAATGCAAAGCATATCGATGACAGGGGGCATAAAACTAATTGGGCTGCCAATAGGTCTTTATTTCAACCTTATCGGGGTGAAGATGACCCCTTTGAGTGCCCAGTCATGTTGGTGTTCTATTGACAATGGTGCAAATAGATACTGAGGCTGGCCTGGCCATTAGCCTCACATTACCTTTTTGTCTGTGGCAAACCACCAGATATCCAGTCAAGAccacaatcattattttattcATTCCAATTCAACTGGCTAACAGGAGAAAAATGTCTGTGCAAATTGCCATTCGTGATAACAGGTATATTTTTCTGCCTAAATTAAGGGATGATTGCATCGTCATTGAATACAAGGAAAAGTATTTTCTGTGATTTGGCAACAAAGCATTCTGATGTTTTTactattcaaataaaataaaatcaagctttatttatacagcacatttcagacatggaatgcaacgcaatgtgctttacaggaaaa from Coregonus clupeaformis isolate EN_2021a chromosome 12, ASM2061545v1, whole genome shotgun sequence includes:
- the LOC121578100 gene encoding low-density lipoprotein receptor class A domain-containing protein 2-like isoform X3 is translated as MIVNSHQESKKYYFVTMGTDCHFTMQAASPKDKVQFHFRFFLVYSLLRLAPQSPAPLFPESPRGLRLEPSTPVVEPGDPCHAGSYIQFYDGRDKNSPPIGPPLCGKSPPRPVLSTGNHLTLRLATRGTQPRVDFVGDFTSFRLGFNQSACSGEPYFLCQNGKCIPMSLVCDDKGIDNCGDGSDLEDHLPSGCKGHLAGQLAPAQAPPPAVTPTPPVLNPPTFPMSTYRNCGTLDGVPNHDSVTDSPPYLSLLALFIALGVIAGVVLLCWCCWSPGWFLWRISVCRFLPCCNSACASCKLCARSCAQNKEHRPAKVSPQGQVPINCAALATLTTAPANATTITV
- the LOC121578100 gene encoding low-density lipoprotein receptor class A domain-containing protein 2-like isoform X1; this translates as MANKGNKLQSLSKVYVLLSIMTLKTNAIETVNVVDFCGQNIRGNGMIVNSHQESKKYYFVTMGTDCHFTMQAASPKDKVQFHFRFFLVYSLLRLAPQSPAPLFPESPRGLRLEPSTPVVEPGDPCHAGSYIQFYDGRDKNSPPIGPPLCGKSPPRPVLSTGNHLTLRLATRGTQPRVDFVGDFTSFRLGFNQSACSGEPYFLCQNGKCIPMSLVCDDKGIDNCGDGSDLEDHLPSGCKGHLAGQLAPAQAPPPAVTPTPPVLNPPTFPMSTYRNCGTLDGVPNHDSVTDSPPYLSLLALFIALGVIAGVVLLCWCCWSPGWFLWRISVCRFLPCCNSACASCKLCARSCAQNKEHRPAKVSPQGQVPINCAALATLTTAPANATTITV
- the LOC121578100 gene encoding low-density lipoprotein receptor class A domain-containing protein 2-like isoform X2 — its product is MANKGNKLQSLSKVYVLLSIMTLKTNAIETVNVVDFCGQNIRGNGMIVNSHQESKKYYFVTMGTDCHFTMQAASPKDKVQFHFRFFLVYSLLRLAPQSPAPLFPESPRGLRLEPSTPVVEPGDPCHAGSYIQFYDGRDKNSPPIGPPLCGKSPPRPVLSTGNHLTLRLATRGTQPRVDFVGDFTSFRLGFNQSACSGEPYFLCQNGKCIPMSLVCDDKGIDNCGDGSDLEDHLPSGCKGHLGQLAPAQAPPPAVTPTPPVLNPPTFPMSTYRNCGTLDGVPNHDSVTDSPPYLSLLALFIALGVIAGVVLLCWCCWSPGWFLWRISVCRFLPCCNSACASCKLCARSCAQNKEHRPAKVSPQGQVPINCAALATLTTAPANATTITV